From Oceanococcus sp. HetDA_MAG_MS8, one genomic window encodes:
- a CDS encoding HAD hydrolase-like protein, translating to MGIVPAAYVLLDLDGTLTDPAPGFVGCIRYALNTLGIAAPSDEHITSHIGPPLEETLTQLLGPKAADALPEAIRLYRERYSSVGLYENSVYAGVVPALESMVASGQRLYLATSKPQVFAAQILDHFDLTRLFSGVYGCQLDGTYADKRDLLAFLFQQEEVAPQNAVMVGDRLHDIRAAQSNNTQSLGVLWGYGSEAELRAAKADAIISSPAHLAQAVVI from the coding sequence CCAGCTCCCGGCTTTGTTGGCTGTATCCGCTATGCGCTGAATACTCTGGGCATTGCGGCACCATCGGACGAGCACATCACCAGCCACATTGGTCCGCCCTTGGAAGAAACGCTCACGCAGTTGCTAGGCCCAAAAGCTGCAGATGCTCTACCTGAGGCTATACGGTTGTATCGGGAGCGATATTCCAGTGTTGGTTTATACGAAAATTCCGTGTACGCGGGTGTGGTCCCCGCGCTGGAGTCAATGGTGGCCAGTGGGCAGCGGCTGTATCTGGCGACCTCCAAGCCGCAGGTGTTTGCAGCTCAGATTCTCGACCACTTCGACCTGACTCGACTTTTTTCAGGTGTTTATGGCTGCCAACTCGATGGTACTTACGCGGACAAGCGTGATTTACTTGCGTTTCTGTTCCAACAAGAAGAGGTGGCGCCGCAAAATGCGGTGATGGTGGGTGATCGTCTGCACGACATTCGCGCCGCTCAATCGAATAACACCCAGTCACTCGGTGTGCTCTGGGGCTACGGTAGTGAGGCAGAGCTGAGGGCTGCCAAAGCGGACGCCATTATTTCCAGTCCTGCGCACCTAGCGCAGGCCGTTGTCATCTAA